The region cccttgtgtgtttgctcctgtactccttctggcttttgtcttgcaggtccgtgggatcctcagtgtggagttacagagtctcaacaactctgtctccaccctttcctctgcacacacccaacacagcataacgtggatggctgttcatcataggaatgggatccacacaaggttcctgctgcttaacagaaggttttccttgccgccatgatgaattcatgttgggtgtgggatacatatgtatgtgtatatacgtatatatgcatatgtgtgtatccataaaatgaagagtccgtccttaagactgctccactgtaaagtgtcttgagataccattggttatgatttggcgctatacaaataaagattgattgattgattgaattgttgttgttgatattCCTTTGATAGCAGCAACTTATCGTTCAGTAGCACAGTTCATGACGGCTTCTTTGGGGGAATTGCCATCCATGTTTTGTCCTTCAGCGTCCATAACTGGAGTGTCCATGTTTGAGGTGTCCATGTTCATATAGGCAGGTAGAATCATCTAGCCCCATCACTCCCACACTTGTTCTGGAAGGTAAAAAACATCTGACCAGTATCTTGCACCAACATTAAGCACCACATGATAGCTAAATTCTCattgttctttgttgttatttttttgattaaCAAAATGAACTGTCACTTTGGCTCAGTCAAAGTCAGTCATCGCTGTCTTTGCTTTGGTTCATTATTAGTCCTTTATTATAGCCAAATATGGCCGTTAAACAAAAGTCAGGACTAACCTGGGTCTCTTTGAGCATGTTTTAGTCATTAGCAATAATCTCTCCTTCTCCTTTGATGAAGGCTCGTCCTCACACGTCTTTTCGGCCTCGCGTGCACTCTTGACATAGGGGTACAGTTTTATTCAACTCTCACGGTCCCCTTTAGACAGGTCCTTCTTGGATCGCAGGCCATGTTGCTGCAGGTGGGGGCACATCCTCGCTGCCTTCCAGACAGCGTCTCTGCTCTCCCCAGAGATGAAGAGCAGGATGGTGATCCTCGGCCTGGTCCTCTCCTCCACGGCGCTGTGTCTCCCCCACGCGATGAGCGACATCAATGTCCCGCACCAGCAGGTCCTTCATGTCAGGTACGACCTTCTGACAGATTCTGATCACTTCTGCACGGATGTCCTCCTCCCGGATGTACTCAGGCACACCGTCCagtgtcaggttttttttttctcatgtgggTTTCCATTACGTCCATCCTCCTTTGCATGGCCACGACAGGCTGCTCCACTTGAGTGACTCTGTTCCAAAGTATCCATTCTCGTAGTAACAGTCttcaggtccacaaaacacattgaAGCTTGTCCTCCAGGAAAGGGATTCTGCTTTCAATGGCATCAGCTCTATTGTTAATAAGTGTCTTAAACATTTCAAACTGCATCAACATAATGGGGTTCAATTCAGTTTCACAGGCTTTCTTTTTGGTCGCCGAAGATTTGGATGGTGTAACAGGCAGCGGGGGAAAGTCCTCTTCAATTTGGTCCTAACCACCTACAGTCTGAGTGTAATCATGGTCACCAGCGGCAAACAACTGTGCATATGCCCCACGTTGTTGTGAGGAGTTCGTTCTCTTCGTGCTGCCTCTTGAAGCCACACTCACTCGTTGACTGTGATGGAGCATTGCAACACAGTTTGGTGAGAAGCGAGTAAAATAAAAgttcctttttttattgttttcataagTTTGGTGCGCTCTGGCTCAGGCCGCCATCTTCGGCGTCCACCGCCCGTGAGAGAATTGGGCAATGACAAGTCTTTTCACACTCTTGGAAATCtcgctctcgttcagttctTGCGCATGAGGTCAAAGTCAAGAGAGATAAATGCGCCATGGCTGGcagtgagtctgacagagatttagattgttTTACCCTTTAAAGATTTTTTGGGTAAGCGTGGTACCGGTCTCCAAGTCAGAAAtgctgagttagctgctaaagctaatgctgcacacacgCTAAAAATTCAGGTTTCCCTCTTGACAATTGAACTATCGCAcgagaactgaacgagagcgagatttcggagagtgtgaaaaggctacATTAATAAAACACTAAGGCCCTATTATACATATCTAGataattatccatccatccatccatccattttcttccgcttttatcTGGGGCCGGGTCgcagaggcagcagtctcagcagagatgcccagacttCCCGaaccacgcacacctcctccaacCGTTCTGGGGgtccccgaggcgacaccaggccagctcagagacaaatagtccctccagcgtgtcctgggccttccatgaggcctcttcccaataggacatgcctgaaacacctcccgagggaggcgaccaggaggcatccgaaacagatgcccgagcccgAGCTGGCTGCTTTCAACGTGAAGGAgtagcgactctactccgagctcctcctgagtgactgagcttctcaccctatctcgaagggtgcgtccagccaccctgcgaaggaaactcattcaTCAATTACAGTAATTGTAGCAATTGTCAGAGCAGCAGAGCAGTCACatacaaacaacacacacagtGGTCAGTAAAtgaatttaacaatttaatcacAGAGGGCACAAAAGAATTGGAAAACCGATTTGTTTTCCGTGCCGAGACGTTAAAACGATGCCCTGCAGCAACAAGACAAACTGCAAAAACAGAGGATGTTGGGGCGGAGCCAGGATACATTTGGCTTTTTTCAGCGCTTGCTCCTCCCACAAAAAATGGAGGTCCCTCATTCTGACCCCTGACATTTTGGAGCATGTTTTAACAAAGCTCTGGAGCTTATTTTTGTCCTTCACTGACAAGCCTTGGAaccaacaaataaagaaaaagtgaGGAGGCGTTCaataaatgaacaataaaaGTTATTAAGAACGGTTTTGTTTACGTTGAATGAGTTGAATTTCCTCAGCAGAAATCTTCTTTGCTGCCCTCGTTTTACAATCCAATCAGTGTTCAGGTCAAACTACAAGATATTTATAGCTTTCAACAATCTCAACATTCTCACCCTGAATGACACTAACATGTTTGGGACAACACATCTGAAATCAATGGCCATATATTTGGTTTTAGCAACGTTCAGATCCAGATCATGATCCTCACACCATGTGATAAATTGTGCCAGCGCAGGCTCGTGGCTCGTCTCTGATCCTGAAAACAGTGACACTAAAACTGTGTCGTCAGAACTTCAGCTGTCCGTGTAGAGGAGAAAACACATCCCTGAGCTGATCCAGTGTTGGAGGAGGATGGAGGAGACATTTTtctatttacaaaaacacattgctgGACCCaatatgaatctgtgataaccacacttatttattcatctgaataacatCCAGTGACGTGaggtcagggtaggcaaggtaggcagtgcctacccaagggtgaattgatattttgattatttaattataatttttttaatttttttaaaaatttttttaactatcatataattataaattatttatttttcatttccaatagcctacagtacctataagtttgaaagtgtccgcattttgtgcgtttcatggCCCAAACTACtaaacagtcttttttttttttttttttttgctccgctgtaaggcagagggaggccacgccccctcccaaaggcacgttgctcctctcaTTTCAttctcattgcgtgattttatgtgtttgcgcatgcgcagtcaggtccccaagatgaaaaccatttacatgtaaaggcagcatagagagctgtctttgcacgtaaccgcgctatgctaaatgttatacgtaagttcacagtacattagtgaattgatatcacgtgaccgctgctgctacgttctctagctagtgggcgggataacactacaggcaggatgacagtactagagatgataaagaaagtttgttttgaggGAAAACGacaacttttaaaagatggagaccaacacctgagttaacagagcttcagcaaagataagattagaaaatgtttcatactttctacagtgaatggaacaaaaggaaggattgactttgtggatgctcctcactgaggctgttctgagttgttgtcattttctctgtgtttccaacacaaacaacagatgtgctgccgtgtcatgagatatatcttgctggagagtatggaggctatattaaataattgtttatgctTCTTTAATGgtatttatgatgttgattttgttagatggctaaatacttgttcatgtggatcttgttgggttttttctttcttattatgaattttatattttgataagcgcattgagatgacattgttggaaattgctttatacaaataaaattgatttgaatttgtgtactatttaaaaggttgaaaccttggtatttaaaaatcattcgaaatttttattttttatttttttttattaatgtttggtttttgattgtcaatgttgtgtattgtgtttaaatccgtttttgtttctttttgtctttttttttattaacaattaaaaacaccacaaaacagtcatatttacatatttactattataagatatatatatatatatatatatttctttttaaacattttttgatcaaatgtttgatatatatcatacaacattcttttatttaaacttaaaaatatttttaaaaaaaacaatatatatatataacaaatgttttatttaaattaacaattaaaaataccaaaaaaaaaaactgtcacatatttaaatgtgtgctattgaaatatttaacaaacgtcgtatggtcggtttacattcaaatatcacgttcCCGCAGATCTGTCGTAAGGAAGCgatgaaggaagtgacgtagtatACACGCATGCGTAGAAAGGATTGGGAACTGACAGTTGACTTCAGTATAAACaggaagttgcccatctctttCGTCTTTACAGTGGCAGCCGTTACATACTAACTTTAACAGCTGCATATCGTCGTATCGCAGgcatctttgtgtatttttctctcacatACGTTGAGACAGTGTGTTTTagtctttctgttgtgttttatacattttgtttggataaagaagtttttgtttttgaaagacAACACGGttgtcaacaacagaaacatGGCGAATTACAACGGTAAGAGACTTCTGTGGAGCTCAGTGTTAATATCAAACATCTGCTTATTCCTTTTAGAGGAAGACGACTTCAAAATGAGGAGTGAGGTCAGCAGAGCTAAGAATAGGGTCCAAATTGGTGGTAACACAGTGTCATGGAGTCTCTGTACACAGCTGGTATATTGTCTAAATACATGTAAACCATGTGCCAAACTACACTGTACCTACAATCTATGGATCCTTTTAGGTTCTGTAATATCTCAGTATTAGTTATGAAGGTGAATGACTTGGTTTGTGCACTGAGCTCTGAGACAAAGCACAGGGCAAAGGTTGCTCTAGTTTGTGGGGTTTAAACTGGTTTTATATTTGTGGGGACATTGGTTCCGATCTCTaaacaaaaccccaaaaacactgtCAGAGTGAACAGAACCAGACCAGATGTTCActacacctggtttccctccacaggtcctggaccatgTCTCCTCACACACTAGGACTgtttagtagggatgtcccaatacaactttttcccaCTTCCGATActataccgatattgcagccttgagtattggccgataccgatccgatacgacatcagcacaaatcatacaaacttttatgacttattttgtagtgtgaaatgttataaaaggtttgatctagtgatgtcactcaaacagagaacaatagtcaacaacagtagggatgataaaaactgacctatttattattaactaattggttacatacattttaaccttcaccaataatatctacagtattatacaattgaattaacattatatatattgtagattttagatgcagtcctataaaatctgatattcattATTTGGTTGATAatggaccgatatcaatatcggaacgggacatccctactgtttaggatttattttttggatGTTTCATCTCATAGCTGCTGCTTatgttctttgtatttttatttgagttttaaaccagtaaaataaaatcaaaataacagctaaataacagttaaaaatcgattcataggtatcaaggttcacgtcgatgctgtgaaaattgaattgcagtactttgttaaccagcagagggcgctatccagaagtcatggcggcgggcgaaatctgctaacactttatttctggccgccttctactcttaaatatgttaataaatgattcattacctttttagcaccaaaagaatatctgtaatattacgtgaatatctgtaaaagtcacgtttttctactagctctgtctgctagcatagcatctcttcttcactacacttagctgcatcccaaccgaccactgggttagcatcgccctctgctggttcaaacaaatatctgacgcaaatataatgcagactgtttttggtttttttttaaagtccaattgttaaggcacaaaatacattttcagttgcacttttaaaagaaaaataactattatgcagttttttattgtttactatggaaccagaatttaaatgaataggcttcttcatttgtattattcctttatttatttcattcaagatttatttttagttaaattgcattgtttgaatagttcatcaagggattcttttgacaatgaaaaataaaaggaaaataatacagtatattctagtttttttttcccccccaaaaaataaaggaatatttttcagtcatttaagtacagttccattttgtaaaatgaaacgtgagagaatcgtatcgtgtacccagtatcgtgaatcgaatcgtatcgggagttgagtgaatcgttgcatccctactatttatttgattttttgatttggtttagAAACAGAAGAAGAATTGACCAACCATATACGGATTGAACAATGAAAAGATCATACTAAATGTATTTTACTGTGTTTGCAGTACAAACTATAGACAGTAGGTGTGGAAAGGTATAATACATGTAATTATACAACAGTAAACGTTAGCATTTTACAAAGTCATCTTGAGCTAAATTGTAGCGTGTTGCTAATGGGGTCTTCTCCAACACCTGGTAGACATTAAAAGTAGTTTCTCTGTCGTCGTTGGTAAACAagttaaaaagtattttattttgaagtcttACAAATGTCAAAAGGTTCACATTAAAATACCTGTTTCTGCACATGACACATTTGCTTTATCTCTGGTTGTTAGTAAACCCCGACATGTATCAACATTTAACGAcacagattaatttaatttcactgaTTAAATTTGCTTATTCAATtcctttattaaaatatttcattatgtaggtatactgtaaatgtataattttagtatttttatgACAACTGAATGCTGGTACAAAAATACTTTTCACTGCACATTGTACAATCTAAGACAAAGCATAGAGATGCACCGTGCTATAGGAAAATTATTGGCCAAaatcaaaaatgataaaaaaaacaaggccaaaaactgaaagaaattattttgtcattattagtaacattgcatttatggctatgCATGTGTACTAAACTCACTGAAATTATAGGTTaatgatgtttattttcttttacagaAGACAATGACAGATTTGCACCCCAACATTTTGGCAAAGGCCGAGGCCCCTACAAGGGACGGTCGTTCCGCAGAGACCGGCAGCGGGGGAACCACCGTGGTGGATGTGGAGGACCTGGAGTGTGGTCCAGGCTTGGCCTCAATAGAGATGTGACCATGAGTGACAGCTCTCAGGACGGCAGTTCTCATCAAAGATAGTAAGTGTTGACTTTCATTAAATTTTGTCTTCATAAGAATACATGATATTCCTGAAACAACATTCAGTTCatacattgtaaatgaaaaagtagCAGTAatacaataatcattaatagctgTGCAGCGCTCGAGTCAATGTGAATAagatgcagtttttaaatgttggtTCACAGTTGCAGATGGTCCCACATGTTTTAACCCAGACCTTTAATTTAATCATCACAATCCTGTTTCTTACTACAGTATCTATTTATAatgcaaggtgtgtgtgtgtctctgaaaTATGTCTGTGGAtaagtagggccctataaaatacattgtttaaattacatttttttttagaaatatttataatttttcatagaaaatattagtttttaactcctgtgaggaaacaaaataaaaactaataaaaaaaaaaaaaaaaacaattaaacaaaaatgtgtgtcaaaaataaattaagatacAATTCAagggtagatataagttgtagtgacatggattattctgactgctcctttttaattatttatgagAACAGCtttaatgtcactatatttccTCTCGGgcatcaatggtttactgaatctgatcaggtttattgattaacttTTGATCAACTTTGTTTAAataaacctaatttaaatgatcctatcttctgtagctctgatgagatgttagaatgtaacattctaataacgttgctccaacggacttttattttgtaaaccggaagttcccactgaaactgttctacttgaggtagctagctgactgtgaatgtttaCCTACGaggcacagacagacacaacagttcgaacactgagcaggggaagatgattaaagtTGATCACATTCTCACGGAGCACCGCTGCGCTACATGAAAAACGGgcggagcttcacaggcacagcaaagttaaacgggcactggagGCTCTGTAGTTAGGAggcagtgatgatttgcgttgctttttagacggtgtttgtggtgatttaagatgagtttaatgcaacCTGAACAGGAGGAGGGAGGGTGGTGCACCTAATAGGCGTtccccagaaacatttccccatttaaaaaaaaaaaagttctttgccccacggtgacggcgtttcatgtcCATTTGCGCATTTAatcattttcattggtcgatttcgTGATTCCGTTCATTCCGTGGTCACTTGCGTTTTGCTCTTGGACAGAAAtcattatcattaatattatttgtcTTGTTCAGCAATCCTTATGGGAGAGTATTTAGCAAAGGAGACGGCCGTATGGACAGAGACTGGCCACAAGGcaaaggtggaggaggaggaggaggaggagggagaggatCTTCCAGAGGAGGAATTAGAAGCCGAATCGGCTGGTTCAAAATCACGGTGTGTAAGCTCACACTCACATCTAGCTAATCTGCTTTGTGATTGGTTTAACAGCATCTTAATATCTTTGCCCTATCAACAGATTCCTCACGGCAAAAAGTATGACAACAACAAGTGTTCTCGCAAGGTCACAGTCTGTGATGGCTATAAGGTACGTTTGTGATGACAACTGGAAACACAAACTCACTTCTATGAGAACTTTGTGTTCAGGATCTGTTATCAGCTTTGAGCTCACGTACACCTGCCTTTAtgatgaatgtttttattacttttttcatgCAAATGGTTTGAAAATTGAGCTTCAGgatttcagtttttaaaaaaccaaTTACAAAGGTTTCTGAATACTTCAAAATGATCAAGGATTTCTTAGAAAACTACAGTCAAAACCACCAACTGGTTCTCAGTGTTTGTCCAGTTCATCTCACAGTGAACAATGTTTACTGATAAATGTATTCTTTGCATTTAGTGAATAGTTTGCTAAATGTTCTCACAGGCTCTACATTACTGTTTTCACTCATTAGTTTgtgatcttttttttccttgactGATGTTCCTCAAGGTGGATGTACACGTCAACCGCAGTGATCCCCCCAAATTCTGCCTCTCAGAACTGAAGGTTGAAGAATTGGAACATCTGAAGGTCAGTGATAACAAATCATTCAGGAGGTCAGTGTAGACATTGTAGAGGAGttcaaatacctgggagtggtaAGAggcaataaactggactgggggaggaacactgactccctctacaggaaggaccaaagccttgtgaggtccttcaacatctgcagaaaaatgctgaggatgttttatgagtcagtggTGTTGAGTGTGATTCTCTACGATGTTGTTTGCTTTGTCCTGTTGTCCACAGGAATTTAAAATTGGGAATATtctaaaatagaaacttttcatgggaatgaTGTATAGgaatttactggacattttgagttattttaaataataataccatAGCCAAATGTTAATATCCATGCAATATAGTACATACAATAGTACATCTTATTTTTTAGGACTTGCAgaaagtagtatgttagcattaaTTGGTCAAAGTTGTTGTCTGTTAACGGTTAAATAGTTAACCATCAGCATCCCTGATTTAAAAGAATGTTTTTGAactgttttaaagatgttttttttctcttttctagcAATGTATGTCAAAACGTTTTGATGGTTCACAGCAAGCTTTGGATCTGACCAGTATTCACACAGACCCAGGTAACCACACCACCTCTTTTGGCATTAGATAATTCACAATGTTGACCACTTCCTTTGACATCTCAAAGGAAATACCTTggattggtgttgttttatatagtgGAAGTATTTAGCAGTCActgctttttaaaacacaatctagATGGCTTGTGTTACTGGGTTAACAGGCTGGAAGCACCAGGTGATacttttatatacagtttacattttattattattcattcattacagtTGGTTTCaacttgtattattattattattattattattattattattattattattattattattattattatttttacttaaaatgtggtttaaatgttttaaatcttcAGAATTGTGTTGTTTCATGATGCCTGTTTTTCACATCCTTGTGGATTCTTTCACGTGGACGTGAATGTCGAAACTTTTATCTGTTTAACAGACTTGGTGTCTCAGGATGTCAAAGTGGttttaaacaggaaaacaaacatgGAGGCCATCATTAAGATCATTGAAGACAACATTCCTCAGGTAACGGTCGTACGACAATCAGCAACAATCTGTGTATCTTCATATACTGTGGATACTTTAAAAGTTAGATCATCAAAGTGAAGTCCAGACCTAATGAAATCAATGTTTTCTTTGCAGTTGACAAGTTTGAACCTCAGTCACAACTGCATCCAGAGACTGGATGAACTCAGCGAGCTTGTGACCAAAGTGCCTCATCTGAAGGCCCTGAACCTTTCACACAACGACGTAAGACTGGCAGCTCCAAGGCTTTCATTGTCATGTTTGTGTAGTAGTGTTGAAGGTTCCTGTCTTGACGCCTACCGGCTTCCTGTTTGTTCTTCAGCTGAAAAGTGAACATGAGCTGGACAAGTTGAAGGGGCTGAAACTGGTGGAGCTGTGGTTGGTCAGAAACCCTCTCTGTGACCTTTTCAAAGACCCATCTTCATACGTCAGGTCAGTTTTCTATTCTGGGTTGTTACAGATGTTTACATGTGAGCTCAGTAGATTTACTGTGACAACAAAGgatgttattgtcattttactcTTAAAATCCTGAATATATGATTGTAGTCTGTTTACCAGATGTAGTTCTggtaactttgtttttttatgattcCTAAAAATAGTTGACTGACCGCTCTGCATCCAAGACGCTAATGTTTCCATAGTTCATTAAAACAGACGCCCAGTTATTGGTGTTCAGCCCGTGAAATACATTTGTTGTGTAAACATTTGCAGATTGAAAAAGATTTGATCCAAATTTAAAGTTTTGATGATTTATTATCGAAGGCAGTTTCTGCCAATCCAACGTCTTATATCTGAGTTTCCCACAACATGCAACCAACGTGCGTCAAACccgctgttgtgtgtttttgttcctaaTCAATGACTGAATTTTCCCACAGTTGATGGAGAACTTGTAAACCAAGGAAGATCCAACAATGTCCAAATTGAGAAAAGTGCTTTGTGTATGGTTGTTAAATCACAGGGTCTAACAGTGCACTAACACATGAATGATTCACAgaaaatcaaacggtaccatgtttTGTGAccccactttta is a window of Gouania willdenowi chromosome 13, fGouWil2.1, whole genome shotgun sequence DNA encoding:
- the LOC114473985 gene encoding nuclear RNA export factor 1-like, with the translated sequence MANYNEDNDRFAPQHFGKGRGPYKGRSFRRDRQRGNHRGGCGGPGVWSRLGLNRDVTMSDSSQDGSSHQRYNPYGRVFSKGDGRMDRDWPQGKGGGGGGGGGRGSSRGGIRSRIGWFKITIPHGKKYDNNKCSRKVTVCDGYKVDVHVNRSDPPKFCLSELKVEELEHLKQCMSKRFDGSQQALDLTSIHTDPDLVSQDVKVVLNRKTNMEAIIKIIEDNIPQLTSLNLSHNCIQRLDELSELVTKVPHLKALNLSHNDLKSEHELDKLKGLKLVELWLVRNPLCDLFKDPSSYVSAVCQKFPQLLKLDGNDLPPNIGFDVETPTTLPPCKGSCFGSDDAKVYIQHFLQQYYSVYDSGDRQPLLGAYHDEALFSLTTPYNVQNPSMSSLREYFKDSRNLKRTKDSTMRFRLLKHRRLNVVALLNELPKTQHDISSFTVDVNAYTNTLLSFTVGGVFKEVVIDDKSKESIKAFSRVFITVPAVDSGLSIINDQLFIRMATTEQISRAFVAPASTPSSSPVPTLTAPQREMLSTFSLKSGMNLEWSLKCLQDNKWDLNQAAQIFTQLKTAGKIPDVAFLK